From the genome of Haloterrigena sp. KLK7, one region includes:
- a CDS encoding helix-turn-helix domain-containing protein — MSLIAILDIAHPDLALTPTIRDCPEVSIEVVPHSTTDPETGLFFYLVEGADETFEDVLERDHTVTDWMLVDDLGSTRIYRFQHAEDTVLISPMTTELGGLLLNAESTERGWTNRLHLPDREALAELWDCCEERDISFELRRMFRQDEWTSETVPEVTDEQRAALVSAHEEGYFEEPRETSLEELADRLGISPTAVGGRIRRGTGKLVESTLREE, encoded by the coding sequence GTGAGCCTGATCGCAATCCTCGACATCGCGCACCCGGATCTCGCGCTGACGCCGACGATCCGCGACTGTCCCGAGGTCTCCATCGAGGTCGTCCCTCACTCCACGACGGATCCGGAGACCGGGCTGTTCTTCTACCTCGTCGAGGGGGCGGACGAGACGTTCGAGGACGTGCTCGAGCGGGATCACACGGTGACGGACTGGATGCTCGTCGACGATCTCGGCTCGACGCGGATCTATCGGTTCCAGCACGCCGAGGACACCGTGCTCATCTCGCCGATGACGACCGAACTCGGCGGACTGCTGTTGAACGCGGAGAGCACCGAGCGGGGCTGGACCAACCGCCTTCACCTCCCCGATCGGGAAGCGCTCGCCGAGCTCTGGGACTGCTGTGAGGAGCGGGACATCTCGTTCGAACTGCGCCGGATGTTCCGGCAGGACGAGTGGACCAGCGAGACGGTTCCGGAGGTGACCGACGAACAGCGCGCCGCGCTGGTCAGCGCCCACGAGGAAGGCTACTTCGAGGAGCCCCGCGAGACCTCGCTCGAGGAGCTCGCCGACCGTCTCGGCATCTCCCCGACGGCCGTCGGCGGCCGTATCCGCCGCGGGACCGGGAAACTCGTGGAGTCGACGCTCCGCGAGGAGTGA
- the ilvA gene encoding threonine ammonia-lyase, which translates to MSQEFAPVAFDDIEAARDRLDDESVVKRTPVERSTSLDDLTGGEVHLKMEHLQWTGSFKTRGAYNRIAQSVADGGTERVVAASAGNHAQGVALAATKLGVDSTIVMPRGAPQAKVDATRSYGADVELVGSDFREAMAHAKGLVDDDATEFVHAYDDPAIVAGQGTLGLEMYDDLPSVDTVVVPIGGGGLVSGIATAFAERSPETRIVGVQAAGAATVAESLRKGTAVSLDSVDTIADGIATGGVSELTLSLIDEHVDEVVTVTDGEIARAVLLLLERAKQVVEGAGAASVAAIVSDELDVRGETVMPLLSGGNLDMTMLQTVLVHALTDREQLLRLRVRIDDRPGKMEEVSGLIADHGANIQTVRHDRSAPELDVGEAHLVFQIETSGSSQSRTIVRSIRDHGYEVRHVNA; encoded by the coding sequence ATGAGCCAGGAGTTCGCCCCCGTCGCGTTCGACGACATCGAAGCGGCCCGCGACCGGCTCGACGACGAGTCGGTCGTCAAGCGCACGCCGGTCGAGCGGAGCACGTCCCTCGACGACCTGACCGGCGGCGAGGTCCACCTCAAGATGGAGCACCTCCAGTGGACGGGCTCGTTCAAGACCCGCGGCGCGTACAACAGGATCGCACAGTCCGTCGCCGACGGCGGCACGGAGCGGGTCGTCGCGGCCAGCGCGGGCAACCACGCCCAGGGCGTCGCGCTCGCGGCGACGAAACTGGGCGTCGACTCCACGATCGTCATGCCCCGCGGCGCGCCCCAGGCGAAGGTCGACGCCACCCGGAGCTACGGCGCCGACGTCGAACTCGTCGGCAGCGACTTCCGGGAGGCGATGGCCCACGCGAAGGGCCTCGTCGACGACGACGCGACGGAGTTCGTCCACGCCTACGACGACCCCGCGATCGTCGCCGGCCAGGGGACCCTCGGCCTCGAGATGTACGACGACCTCCCGTCGGTCGACACCGTCGTGGTCCCGATCGGCGGTGGCGGCCTCGTTTCGGGGATCGCGACGGCCTTCGCCGAGCGCTCGCCGGAGACGCGCATCGTCGGCGTGCAGGCGGCCGGCGCGGCGACCGTGGCCGAGAGTCTCCGGAAGGGGACGGCCGTCTCGCTCGACTCGGTCGACACGATCGCCGACGGCATCGCGACCGGCGGCGTCTCGGAGCTGACGCTCTCGCTGATCGACGAGCACGTCGACGAGGTGGTCACCGTTACCGACGGCGAGATCGCCCGCGCGGTGCTCCTGTTGCTCGAGCGGGCAAAACAGGTGGTCGAGGGGGCCGGCGCGGCGTCGGTCGCCGCGATCGTCAGCGACGAACTCGACGTGCGCGGCGAGACAGTGATGCCCCTGTTGAGCGGCGGGAACCTCGACATGACGATGTTACAGACGGTGCTCGTCCACGCGCTGACCGACCGCGAGCAACTGCTCCGGTTGCGCGTCCGCATCGACGACCGACCGGGGAAGATGGAGGAGGTCTCCGGGCTCATCGCCGACCACGGCGCCAACATCCAGACCGTCCGACACGACCGCTCGGCGCCCGAACTGGACGTGGGCGAGGCCCACCTCGTCTTCCAGATCGAGACCAGCGGCTCGAGCCAATCGCGGACGATCGTCCGGTCGATTCGCGATCACGGGTACGAGGTCCGACACGTGAACGCGTGA
- the solA gene encoding N-methyl-L-tryptophan oxidase, with product MDATGDRYDVIVIGVGGMGSATAAHLAARGRDVLGLERYDVPHTMGSSHGITRIIRRAYYEHPSYIPLIERAYELWDDLADETGRDVIHRTGSIDAGPEDNVVFEGSLRSCEEHDIPHEVLTSAEVSERFPGYDLPEGYKALYQPDGGFVVPEQAIVGHVESAQAAGAEIRARERVLEWEPTPDEGVRVDTDRGTYEADNMVLAAGAWNAKFADALEGLAVPERQVLGWFQPERPSTFEPANFPVWNLKVPEGRFYGLPIYDVPGFKIGKYHHRDEQVDPDDYETEPDREDERLLREVTENYFPGAAGPTMRLATCMFTNSPDEHFILDTLPEHPQVAVGAGFSGHGFKFASVIGEILADLAVDGETDHPIDMFRLDRFDD from the coding sequence ATGGACGCGACAGGAGATCGATACGACGTTATCGTGATCGGCGTCGGCGGGATGGGCAGTGCGACGGCCGCTCATCTCGCCGCTCGCGGCCGCGACGTGCTGGGACTCGAGCGCTACGACGTGCCCCACACGATGGGGTCCTCCCACGGGATCACGCGGATCATCCGGCGGGCCTACTACGAGCATCCCTCCTACATCCCGCTGATCGAACGGGCCTACGAGCTCTGGGACGACCTCGCGGACGAGACCGGCCGCGACGTGATCCACCGAACGGGATCGATCGACGCCGGTCCCGAGGACAACGTCGTCTTCGAGGGCTCGCTGCGATCCTGCGAGGAACACGACATCCCCCACGAGGTGCTCACGAGCGCGGAGGTGTCCGAGCGGTTCCCCGGCTACGACCTGCCGGAGGGGTACAAGGCCCTGTATCAGCCCGACGGCGGATTCGTCGTCCCCGAACAGGCCATCGTCGGTCACGTCGAGTCGGCCCAGGCGGCGGGGGCGGAGATACGCGCCCGCGAGCGGGTCCTCGAGTGGGAGCCGACGCCGGACGAGGGCGTCCGCGTCGACACCGACCGCGGGACCTACGAGGCCGACAACATGGTGCTCGCCGCCGGCGCCTGGAACGCCAAGTTCGCCGACGCGCTCGAGGGACTCGCGGTCCCCGAACGGCAGGTGCTCGGCTGGTTCCAGCCCGAGCGCCCGTCGACGTTCGAACCCGCGAACTTCCCGGTCTGGAACCTGAAGGTTCCCGAGGGGCGGTTCTACGGGCTACCGATCTACGACGTGCCGGGGTTCAAGATCGGCAAGTACCACCACCGCGACGAGCAGGTCGATCCGGACGACTACGAGACGGAACCCGACCGCGAGGACGAGCGACTCCTCCGCGAGGTCACCGAGAACTACTTCCCCGGGGCGGCCGGGCCGACGATGCGGCTCGCGACCTGCATGTTCACGAACTCCCCCGACGAGCACTTCATCCTCGATACGCTCCCCGAGCACCCGCAGGTGGCCGTGGGCGCTGGCTTCTCGGGCCACGGCTTCAAGTTCGCCAGCGTCATCGGCGAGATCCTCGCTGACCTCGCGGTCGACGGCGAGACCGACCACCCGATCGACATGTTCCGGCTCGATCGGTTCGACGACTGA
- a CDS encoding GNAT family N-acetyltransferase, which translates to MDDSDERGPDDPGEAVGYVRTATDDDALEVRRILDAAMLEPGDVEARIAEENVLVAGDERGGTSGGTDAERVLGTVVLEPLEAGGDGSGSGDGDRGAHVAAIGVRRRHRGRGIGTALIDRALEREGRLTARFDDGVRPFYERLGFAIEPIDGQRHRGVKADRETESD; encoded by the coding sequence ATGGACGACTCCGACGAGAGGGGACCGGACGATCCCGGCGAGGCGGTCGGGTACGTCCGCACCGCGACCGACGACGACGCGCTCGAGGTCCGGCGCATCCTCGACGCGGCCATGCTCGAGCCGGGGGACGTCGAGGCCCGGATCGCGGAGGAGAACGTCCTGGTCGCCGGCGACGAGCGCGGCGGAACGAGCGGCGGCACAGACGCCGAACGGGTCCTCGGGACGGTCGTGCTCGAGCCCCTCGAGGCGGGCGGAGACGGCAGCGGGAGTGGAGACGGCGACCGGGGCGCCCACGTCGCGGCGATCGGCGTTCGCCGCCGCCACCGCGGGCGCGGCATCGGCACGGCGCTGATCGATCGGGCGCTCGAGCGGGAGGGGAGACTGACGGCGCGGTTCGACGACGGCGTCCGCCCGTTCTACGAGCGACTCGGCTTCGCGATCGAGCCGATCGACGGGCAGCGACACCGCGGCGTCAAGGCGGATCGCGAGACCGAATCCGACTGA
- a CDS encoding redoxin domain-containing protein: MTESPRELTFPNVGPGPDPLSLADLTDPVAPADPTTTEDADPAHDAILLLLHRDHHAGQCRRQVRAVADRYGEFRDRGCQVVSIVPEPRDRVAEWQERYDLPFPICADPEATAGEAFDQPVRLGPVGRHFDLVGRMPAAVVLDISDPDALEVVATYRGRTNMDRPEIDDLLATVDRRT, translated from the coding sequence ATGACAGAATCTCCCCGCGAGCTGACCTTTCCGAACGTCGGTCCCGGGCCGGACCCGCTCTCGCTCGCCGACCTGACGGACCCGGTCGCGCCGGCCGACCCGACGACGACCGAGGACGCCGATCCGGCCCACGACGCGATCCTCCTGTTGCTCCATCGGGACCACCACGCCGGCCAGTGTCGCCGGCAGGTCCGGGCCGTCGCCGACCGCTATGGAGAGTTCCGCGACCGGGGCTGTCAGGTCGTCTCGATCGTCCCCGAACCCCGCGACCGGGTCGCGGAGTGGCAGGAGCGCTACGACCTGCCCTTCCCGATCTGTGCGGACCCGGAGGCGACCGCGGGCGAGGCCTTCGACCAACCCGTTCGGCTCGGGCCGGTCGGTCGCCACTTCGACCTCGTCGGGCGGATGCCCGCCGCCGTCGTCCTCGATATCAGCGACCCCGACGCCCTCGAGGTCGTCGCGACCTACCGCGGCCGGACGAACATGGATCGACCTGAAATCGACGACCTGTTAGCCACGGTCGACCGACGCACCTGA
- a CDS encoding BCCT family transporter has translation MSDRERDGEGAVRTFLDELDPIVFGVGFVVAALVVAAFLFRESQTLALMEGTNEYLWTSFGWAYLVSMFALVAFVLFLIFGPWGNIKLGEPDEDPEFSFLAYFAMLYSAGIAAGIVFWGPAEAIFHYSTPSPFSGVEAESTAAAVSALQYTFFHWGLSAWSAYVIVAIPIAYFAYRRDAPMRISTIIGPIIGFDNLDSPWAKLVDVLAVFATIGGIATTLGLVGNQFLVGLEYAGGVSFGDAGTVLVITGLTVAFTASVALGVERGIRRISYFNMGLFVVLTAAAFVLGPTVYIMTVGTQALGAYINEFVSMSFFMGAGQTGGQGADAGFVGAWTVFYWAWWFSWAPFVGLFIARISRGRTVRQVAATGVVASTAVTIPWFATMGGTSIFLQSSGQADILGTLEAWGYNEAVAGYPLFEALPAGELLTVLFLVLVTTFFVTSADSSTLALGMLTTGGKRKPSTINRVIWGALMGALASLLMVAGGTTALQQAAIIAGGPFAIITLIAVGVMIWVFGSRRAVFLREEDRSTAPTGSATPDDD, from the coding sequence ATGAGTGACCGCGAACGGGACGGAGAGGGAGCGGTCCGAACGTTCCTCGACGAACTCGATCCGATCGTCTTCGGGGTCGGATTCGTCGTCGCCGCGCTGGTCGTCGCGGCGTTTCTCTTCCGGGAGAGCCAAACGCTCGCGCTCATGGAGGGAACCAACGAGTACCTCTGGACGAGTTTCGGCTGGGCGTATCTCGTGTCGATGTTCGCGCTCGTGGCGTTCGTGTTGTTCCTCATCTTCGGTCCCTGGGGCAACATCAAGCTGGGCGAGCCGGACGAGGACCCCGAGTTCAGCTTTCTCGCGTACTTCGCGATGCTGTACTCCGCGGGGATCGCCGCCGGCATCGTCTTCTGGGGGCCGGCGGAGGCGATCTTCCACTACTCGACCCCGTCGCCCTTCTCGGGGGTCGAAGCCGAGTCGACAGCCGCGGCCGTCAGCGCGCTCCAGTACACGTTCTTCCACTGGGGACTCTCGGCGTGGTCGGCGTACGTGATCGTGGCGATTCCGATCGCCTACTTCGCCTACCGTCGGGACGCGCCGATGCGCATCTCGACGATCATCGGGCCCATCATCGGGTTCGACAACCTCGACAGCCCCTGGGCGAAGCTCGTGGACGTCCTCGCCGTGTTCGCCACCATCGGCGGCATCGCGACGACGCTCGGGCTGGTCGGCAATCAGTTCCTCGTCGGCCTCGAGTACGCCGGCGGCGTCTCCTTTGGCGACGCGGGGACGGTGCTCGTGATCACGGGACTGACCGTCGCCTTTACCGCCTCGGTCGCGCTCGGCGTCGAGCGCGGGATCCGACGGATCTCGTACTTCAACATGGGACTGTTCGTCGTCCTGACGGCCGCGGCGTTCGTCCTCGGGCCGACGGTGTACATCATGACCGTCGGCACGCAGGCGCTGGGGGCGTACATCAACGAGTTCGTCTCGATGAGCTTCTTCATGGGCGCGGGCCAGACCGGTGGGCAGGGCGCCGACGCCGGCTTCGTCGGCGCCTGGACCGTCTTCTACTGGGCGTGGTGGTTCTCCTGGGCGCCGTTCGTCGGCCTCTTCATCGCCCGGATTTCCCGGGGACGGACCGTCCGGCAGGTCGCCGCGACCGGCGTCGTCGCGTCCACGGCCGTCACGATCCCCTGGTTCGCGACGATGGGCGGGACGTCCATCTTCCTGCAGTCGAGCGGCCAGGCCGACATCCTCGGGACGCTCGAGGCGTGGGGGTACAACGAGGCCGTCGCCGGCTACCCGCTGTTCGAGGCGCTGCCGGCGGGCGAGTTGCTCACCGTCCTCTTCCTCGTCCTGGTGACGACGTTCTTCGTGACGTCGGCGGACTCCTCGACGCTGGCGCTGGGGATGCTCACCACCGGCGGCAAGCGGAAGCCGTCGACGATCAACCGCGTCATCTGGGGCGCGCTCATGGGCGCGCTGGCCTCGCTGCTGATGGTCGCCGGCGGCACGACGGCGTTACAACAGGCCGCGATCATCGCCGGCGGTCCCTTCGCGATCATCACGCTGATCGCCGTCGGGGTCATGATCTGGGTCTTCGGCAGCCGTCGGGCGGTCTTCTTGCGCGAAGAGGACCGCTCGACCGCGCCGACCGGGTCGGCTACCCCCGACGACGATTGA
- a CDS encoding FAD-dependent monooxygenase, which produces MSGLAAARAVSDAFDEVAVLERDPLPEGPETRAGAPQTDHPHVLLEAGRTTLEDFFPGFSEDVIRNGGLMVDAATEMKYYENGGFFADGPNRLPMLCASRALFEHVTRERVRDLENVDLRDGCRFVDYVFESKDGVRGVRYRDEDGTGATLSADLVVDATGRTSRTPAWLEEHGFRAPDVDEVTVDVTYSTIRLDRPTGERTVLFVPPSPPRTRGVAAIPIEDDQWEFILQGIHGDTTPTDPDAFLAFANSFPVAEAGRLPAEREWTSEEIRHYPFPSSIRRRYDELEAFPDGLVVTGDAIASFNPVYGQGMSIGALDALMVHRTLAENGLDDLALEYFPRAADLIEQAWRVAVGADFEFPQTTGPKPRGTDLFNRYVNRLIRKAHADDELTDAFYRVFRLERSATTLLRPGIAWRVLRP; this is translated from the coding sequence ATGTCCGGTCTCGCCGCCGCGAGGGCGGTTTCCGACGCGTTCGACGAGGTCGCCGTTCTCGAGCGCGATCCGTTACCGGAGGGTCCCGAGACGCGGGCCGGGGCGCCACAGACCGACCACCCACACGTGCTTTTGGAGGCCGGTCGAACGACGCTGGAGGACTTTTTCCCCGGCTTCAGCGAAGACGTCATCCGGAACGGCGGACTCATGGTCGATGCCGCGACGGAGATGAAGTACTACGAGAACGGGGGGTTCTTCGCTGATGGCCCGAATCGGTTGCCGATGCTCTGCGCTAGCAGGGCCTTGTTCGAGCACGTCACTCGCGAACGCGTACGAGACCTGGAGAACGTCGATCTCCGCGACGGGTGTCGGTTCGTGGACTACGTATTCGAGTCGAAAGACGGCGTTAGAGGGGTGCGATACCGCGATGAGGACGGGACCGGAGCGACGCTCTCGGCGGACCTCGTCGTCGACGCGACCGGTCGAACCAGCCGAACGCCCGCCTGGCTCGAGGAGCACGGATTCCGAGCGCCGGACGTCGACGAAGTGACCGTCGACGTGACCTACAGCACGATCCGTCTCGATAGACCGACGGGCGAACGAACCGTTCTGTTCGTCCCGCCGTCCCCGCCGCGCACCCGTGGGGTCGCAGCGATCCCGATAGAAGACGATCAGTGGGAGTTCATCCTCCAGGGAATCCACGGGGACACCACACCGACGGACCCCGACGCGTTCCTCGCATTCGCGAACAGTTTCCCGGTCGCCGAGGCGGGACGGCTGCCGGCCGAACGCGAGTGGACCTCCGAGGAGATCCGCCACTATCCGTTTCCGTCGAGCATCAGGCGCCGCTACGACGAGCTCGAGGCGTTCCCCGACGGGCTCGTCGTGACCGGTGACGCGATCGCCAGCTTCAATCCGGTATACGGGCAGGGGATGTCGATCGGCGCGCTGGACGCGCTGATGGTCCACCGAACGCTCGCAGAGAACGGGCTCGACGATCTCGCGCTCGAGTACTTTCCGCGCGCCGCCGACCTGATAGAACAGGCCTGGCGAGTGGCCGTCGGCGCCGATTTCGAATTCCCGCAGACGACTGGCCCCAAACCCCGGGGAACCGACCTCTTCAATAGATACGTGAACCGACTGATCCGGAAGGCCCACGCGGACGACGAACTCACGGACGCGTTCTACCGCGTGTTCAGGCTGGAGCGTTCCGCCACGACGCTGTTGCGTCCCGGCATCGCGTGGCGAGTGCTGCGGCCGTAA
- the samp2 gene encoding ubiquitin-like small modifier protein SAMP2: protein MRVTVDVKGETTHEIDLEAVSASGTAADGETVSTYQDLLREVDLSPHEVSVLVDGRPVPEDQPVESDHVTVLRLIKGG from the coding sequence ATGCGCGTCACCGTCGATGTCAAGGGCGAGACGACCCACGAGATCGACCTCGAGGCGGTCTCGGCGTCGGGAACGGCCGCGGACGGCGAGACGGTCTCGACCTATCAGGACCTCCTCCGCGAGGTCGATCTCAGCCCTCACGAGGTGAGCGTCCTCGTCGACGGTCGCCCCGTTCCCGAGGATCAGCCCGTCGAGAGCGACCACGTGACGGTGTTGCGGTTGATCAAGGGCGGCTAG
- a CDS encoding FAD-dependent oxidoreductase, with translation MSTGNILPDSAGTVVVGAGCVGCSAAYHLTRLGREDVVVVDQGPLFETGGSTSHAPGLVFQTGGNKLMTRMASYTRELYEDLESFRTCGGIEVAYTEDRWEFLKRKRERGQSYGIEGGELLSPAEVADRIPQIDESVIRGGYYVPTDGKAHAVDASASMAEAARDDGAEFYGETTVTDLEVEDGEIRAVVTDRGRIAADEVLLATNIWGPLFGDMVDVDIPLIPCAHQYLVADELPELAGASREIEQPLLRHQDRSLYFRQHGEGYGIGSYNHDSLLVDPEDIYGPEKLEDLGLEYPSLREFTDEHFHENTHPDHDQAAADAASELVPSLADAEFESAINGMFCFTPDGMPILGPTEEIDGLWWALAIWVTQSGGAGSIVAHWMEDGVPRLDGERVDATGAHISRFQPHAGSREYTRGRGAQQYQEVYQLIHPREQPEGQRGLRRSPFYGRQDELGAEFYDSGGWETPQWYETNEALLEEYDVPARPDWLDRNWSKAQGVEHQAVRDRVAMVDMTTYTGIEVTGDGATDLLQRLLTNDVDVSPGRIRYAAMCNEDGGILADVTVARLAEDRYTVFTGGGNSATLHSRWIREHAPDDGSVSVTTRDSDMCGIGVFGPEAREVLSSLVEADLSNDAFPFYTARETYLESVPVTMLRLSYAGELGWELYAPMEYGARLWELIEDAGEEYGIVPMGWEALNSTSMEKGFRLWGSDVTPEYNPYEAGIGFAVDLETDFIGKETLLEARENGIDRKLAPITLDEPGALVDAGHPVLEPGGDEVLGYVSRADYGYTIDAGIAYAYLPAADAEPGRDVEISYENDRYAATVRDEPLFDPDREKMIR, from the coding sequence ATGAGCACAGGGAACATACTTCCTGACAGCGCGGGAACCGTCGTCGTCGGCGCCGGCTGCGTCGGCTGTAGCGCCGCCTACCATCTCACTCGCCTCGGTCGCGAGGACGTCGTCGTCGTCGATCAGGGGCCGCTGTTCGAGACCGGCGGCTCCACCTCCCACGCCCCGGGGCTGGTGTTCCAGACGGGCGGCAACAAGCTGATGACGCGGATGGCGTCGTACACGCGCGAGCTGTACGAGGACCTCGAGAGCTTCCGGACCTGCGGGGGCATCGAGGTCGCGTACACCGAGGACCGCTGGGAGTTCCTCAAACGAAAGCGCGAGCGCGGCCAGTCCTACGGAATCGAGGGCGGAGAACTCCTCTCGCCGGCCGAGGTCGCCGACCGCATCCCGCAGATCGACGAATCGGTCATTCGCGGCGGCTACTACGTCCCGACGGACGGCAAGGCCCACGCCGTCGACGCCTCCGCGTCGATGGCCGAGGCGGCCCGCGACGACGGGGCCGAGTTCTACGGCGAGACGACGGTGACGGACCTCGAGGTCGAAGACGGCGAGATCCGGGCCGTCGTCACGGACCGCGGCCGCATCGCGGCCGACGAGGTGTTGCTCGCGACGAACATCTGGGGCCCGCTGTTCGGGGACATGGTCGACGTCGATATCCCGCTGATCCCCTGTGCTCACCAGTACCTCGTCGCGGACGAACTCCCGGAGCTGGCGGGGGCGAGCCGCGAGATCGAGCAGCCGCTGTTGCGCCACCAGGACCGGTCGCTGTACTTCCGCCAGCACGGCGAGGGGTACGGTATCGGCTCGTACAACCACGACTCGCTGCTGGTCGATCCCGAGGACATCTACGGCCCCGAGAAGCTCGAGGACCTGGGACTCGAGTACCCGTCGCTGCGGGAGTTCACCGACGAGCACTTCCACGAGAACACCCATCCGGACCACGACCAGGCGGCCGCCGACGCGGCCAGCGAACTCGTCCCCTCGCTGGCCGACGCCGAGTTCGAGTCCGCGATCAACGGGATGTTCTGTTTCACCCCCGACGGGATGCCGATCCTCGGCCCGACCGAGGAGATCGACGGGCTCTGGTGGGCGCTCGCGATCTGGGTCACCCAGTCGGGCGGCGCCGGGAGCATCGTCGCCCACTGGATGGAAGACGGCGTCCCCCGCCTCGACGGCGAGCGCGTCGACGCGACGGGCGCGCACATCTCGCGGTTCCAGCCCCACGCGGGCTCGCGGGAGTACACGCGGGGACGCGGTGCACAGCAGTACCAGGAGGTTTACCAGCTGATCCACCCGCGCGAACAGCCCGAGGGCCAGCGCGGGCTCCGCCGAAGTCCGTTCTACGGACGTCAGGACGAGCTGGGCGCGGAGTTCTACGATTCGGGCGGCTGGGAGACCCCGCAGTGGTACGAGACCAACGAGGCCCTGCTCGAGGAGTACGACGTGCCCGCCAGGCCCGACTGGCTCGACCGCAACTGGTCGAAGGCGCAGGGCGTCGAGCACCAGGCCGTCCGCGACCGCGTCGCGATGGTCGACATGACCACCTACACCGGGATCGAGGTGACCGGCGACGGTGCGACCGACCTCCTCCAGCGACTCCTGACGAACGACGTCGACGTCTCGCCGGGGCGAATCCGCTACGCGGCGATGTGCAACGAAGACGGGGGCATCCTCGCGGACGTGACGGTCGCGCGGCTCGCGGAGGATCGCTACACGGTGTTCACGGGCGGCGGGAACTCCGCGACGCTGCACTCGCGGTGGATCCGCGAGCACGCGCCCGACGACGGCTCGGTGTCGGTGACGACCCGCGACTCCGATATGTGCGGGATCGGCGTCTTCGGCCCCGAGGCCCGCGAGGTCCTGTCGTCGCTCGTCGAGGCGGACCTCTCGAACGACGCGTTCCCGTTCTACACCGCTCGGGAGACCTACCTCGAGAGCGTCCCGGTCACGATGCTCCGGCTCTCCTACGCCGGCGAGTTAGGGTGGGAACTGTACGCGCCGATGGAGTACGGCGCGCGGCTCTGGGAGCTGATCGAGGACGCCGGCGAGGAGTACGGCATCGTCCCGATGGGGTGGGAAGCCCTCAACTCGACGAGCATGGAGAAGGGGTTCCGGCTGTGGGGGAGCGACGTCACGCCGGAGTACAACCCCTACGAGGCGGGGATCGGCTTCGCGGTCGACCTCGAGACGGACTTTATCGGAAAGGAGACGCTGCTCGAGGCCCGCGAGAACGGGATCGACCGGAAGCTCGCGCCGATCACGCTCGACGAGCCCGGCGCGCTCGTCGACGCCGGCCACCCGGTGCTCGAACCCGGCGGCGACGAGGTGCTCGGCTACGTCTCCCGAGCGGACTACGGCTACACGATCGACGCCGGGATCGCCTACGCCTACCTGCCGGCGGCCGACGCCGAACCCGGCCGCGACGTCGAGATCAGCTACGAGAACGACCGGTACGCCGCGACGGTCCGGGACGAGCCGCTGTTCGATCCCGACCGCGAGAAGATGATCCGGTGA